ACTCCGACTGCACGGCGGCGATGGGGTGCACCGCCTGCGCCGCACGCAGCTCCGCGGCGGTGACCTCGCTCAGGCCCAGGTGCTTGACCTTGCCCTCGCGCACCAGCTCGGCCATGGTGCCGACGGACTCCACGATCGGCACGTGCACATCGCGCCGGTGCATGTAGTAGAGGTCGATCGCGTCGACGTCGAGGCGCTTCAGGCTCGCCTCGACGGCCTGGCGGATGTACGGCGGGTCGTTGCGGATGATCCGCCGGGTCGGGTCCTCCGGAGGGATCGACAGGGCGAACTTGGTGGCGATCACGACCTCGTCGCGGTGGGCCTTGAAGAACGGGGACAGGAACTTCTCGTTCTCCCCGTTGCCGTAGGCGTCCGCCGTGTCGTAGAGCGTGATGCCGAGTTCCAGGGCCCGCTCCAGGGTGGCCCGGGACTCCTTCGCGTCCGTGGGGCCGTACGCGAAACTCATGCCCATGCAGCCGAGTCCCTGGGCGCCGACCTCGGGACCGGTGTCGCCGAGCCGTGCGGTCGGGATCGTGCTGTCCGTCATCCTGCCTTCTCCGTTTCATAGGTGCGACCGGCATCGGCGTAGAAGCTGATCTTCCGGTCGAGCACGGCGAGCGTGTCCTGGAGCTCCGCGATCCGGGACAGAACATCCCGGCGGGTCGTCTCCAGGAGCTCGAACCGTTCGGTGAACGTGTGGTCGCCCTCCCGCACCAGTTCCGCGTAGCGCACCATGTCGGCGACCGGCATGCCGGTGAGCCGGAGCTTGCCGACGAGGTCGAGCCAGTCGAGGTCGCGGTTGCTGTAGCGACGCTGGCCGGTGTGCGAGCGGTCGATGTGCGGCATCAGCCCGATGCGCTCGTACCAACGCAGGGTGTGCGCGGTCAGGCCGGTGAAGTCGACGACCTCGCTGATCGTGTAGCTGTCCTGTCCCGCCGGGCGCCGGTGGGGGTGCGGCGGAGCCGCGCAGCTGTCGGTCCTGGTACCTGTGGTCTCCATCACCGTCATGACCCCAACGCTATGGCCTTGGAGTGCACTCTAAGCAAGCGGAACCGGTAAGAAATCGGCGGGACGGCTCTCGGGTGCGATCGCTAACGTGCGGTGCATGAGTCTCGTACGCCGTGCCACGACCGAGGACGCCGAAGAAGTACTGCGGCTGCGCCAGGTGATGATCGACGCGCTGCCGGGCGGGGACGGCTCCACAGCGTGGCACACGGAGGCGCTGCCGTCGCTGCGGGGGAGGCTGGCCGAGGCCGACGGGGACTTCGCGGCCTTCGTCGTCGACCACCCGGACCGGCCGGGGACGCTGGCGGCACTGGTGGTCGGGACGGTCGACTACCGGATCGGGAAGGCGGTCAATCCGCACGGCGTGGCCGGGTACGTCTTCAGCGTCGCCACCGACCCGGACGCGCGTCGGCGCGGCTACGCGCGCGCGTGCATGGACGAACTGCTGGCGTGGTTCCGTGAGCGGGGCGCCGGTCAGGTCATGCTGACCGCGTCCCCGGAGGCCGAGCCGCTCTACGTCTCCCTCGGCTTCGTCCACAAGCCGGACCCCACGATGATTCTCAAGCTCTGAGCGGCTTAGTCTCGACGGCATGTCCTTGCAGAGCCTCGCGTTGATCGAAAACTGGCCGGTTCCCACCGCTGCGGCGGGGGTGGTGCGCGGCGACGGCACGGTCCTCGGTGCCCACGGTCCTGTCGACCGGCGCTTCCCGCTGGCCTCGGTCACCAAGCCGCTCGCCGCGTACGCCGTCCTGGTCGCGTACGAGGAGGGGGCGATCGAGCTGGACGAGCCGGCCGGGCCGAGCGGATCGACGGTGCGTCACCTTCTCGCGCACACCTCGGGGCTGGCCTTCGACGAGCACCGGGTGACGGCTGATCCCGGGGAGCGGCGGCTGTACTCGAACGCGGGTTTCGAGCAGCTCGGCGACCATGTCGCCAAGGCGACGGACATTCCGTTCGCGGAGTATCTGCGGCAGGCGGTGCTGGAGCCGCTGGGCATGGCGTCGACGTCCCTGGAGGGCTCCCCCGCGAAGGACGGCGTGTCGACGGTCGAGGATCTTCTCCGGTTCGCGGCGGAGGTGCAGGCGCCACGGCTGCTGGACCCGCGCACGGTCGCGGAGGCGATGACGGTCCAGTACCCGGGCACCAAGGGCGTGCTCCCCGGCTACGGGCACCAGAACCCCAACGACTGGGGCCTCGGCTTCGAGATCCGCGACGGCAAGTCCCCCCACTGGACGGGCTCTTCGTCCTCGCCGCGCACCTTCGGGCACTTCGGCCAGTCCGGCACGTTCCTGTGGATCGACCCGGACGCGGGGGCGGCCTGTGTGGCGTTGACGGACCGCGCGTTCGGACCGTGGGCGGTCGAGGCGTGGCCGGCGTTCACCGACGCCGTCCTGGCCGAGTTCTAGGACATCTCCCACACCAGCAGCTCGGCCGGGGTCGCCGCCACCACGTCCAGCTCCTTGGCGTCGGTGACCCGGGCCGCGTCGCCCGGCCCCATATCGTCGCCGTCCAGCCGCACTTCGCCCCGCACGACATGGACGTACAGATACGGCCCGTCCGGCACCGCGGTCCGCTCCCCCGCGGCCAGCCGCCGCACGTGGAGCATCGCGCCCGCCTCCGGGACGGCGTACGGCGTCGAGTCGGCGATCCCTCGGACGATCTCGTACGACGGCTCACCGCCCGGCTCCAGGGGCGCCAGCCAGGTCTGCACGAAGGTCAGCGGGGTCTCGGCGTCATTGCGCTCGACGTGCCGGACGCCGGCCGCGGCGCTGAGCCGCTGGACGTCACCGGCGCGTACGACCGTCTCGTGCCCCGTCGAGTCCCGGTGCGTCAGCTCCCCCTCGACCACCCACGTCACGATCTCGGTGTGGCTGTGCGGATGCTCGTCGAACCCGGCGCCGGGCACGAGCCGCTCCTCGTTGCAGGCGATCAGCGCGCCGAAGCGGAGGTTGTCGGGGTCGTAGTGCGGCCCGAACGAGAAGGCGTGCCACGACTCGATCCCGGTCCCCGGGTCCCCGCCTGGGTAGCGCTCCGTCGCGCGCCGTACGTCCGTCACGGGACCACGGTAGTCCCCGGGTGGGCCGCAGTCGGTACCCGGCGGCGCGCGTTGACGTCCGGATAAGGCAGTCTTGTCCCCGTGCCCGAACCCGAACACCGCAAGTCCGACCCCGACGCGCCCGGCGTCCACGCCCATGTCGCGACCCTGAAGCGGCTGGAGAAGTCGTCCGGGTCTCTCGCGCAGCAGGCCATCGCGCGCATGGACGAGACGCTGCCGTGGTACCGGGCCATGCCCCCGGAGAACCGT
This portion of the Streptomyces canus genome encodes:
- a CDS encoding aldo/keto reductase; its protein translation is MTDSTIPTARLGDTGPEVGAQGLGCMGMSFAYGPTDAKESRATLERALELGITLYDTADAYGNGENEKFLSPFFKAHRDEVVIATKFALSIPPEDPTRRIIRNDPPYIRQAVEASLKRLDVDAIDLYYMHRRDVHVPIVESVGTMAELVREGKVKHLGLSEVTAAELRAAQAVHPIAAVQSEWSLFSRDIEAKVVPAARELGVALVPYSPLGRGFLTGSFTNADKDLTADDFRRQQPRFTGENAAANAALLEPIRTVAEAHGVSLGQIALAWVQQQTTVHDLPVIPIPGTRKPARVEENAAATGIELTKEELELLEPIAAQVAGDRYADMRFSSAGRE
- a CDS encoding GNAT family N-acetyltransferase: MSLVRRATTEDAEEVLRLRQVMIDALPGGDGSTAWHTEALPSLRGRLAEADGDFAAFVVDHPDRPGTLAALVVGTVDYRIGKAVNPHGVAGYVFSVATDPDARRRGYARACMDELLAWFRERGAGQVMLTASPEAEPLYVSLGFVHKPDPTMILKL
- a CDS encoding serine hydrolase domain-containing protein — translated: MSLQSLALIENWPVPTAAAGVVRGDGTVLGAHGPVDRRFPLASVTKPLAAYAVLVAYEEGAIELDEPAGPSGSTVRHLLAHTSGLAFDEHRVTADPGERRLYSNAGFEQLGDHVAKATDIPFAEYLRQAVLEPLGMASTSLEGSPAKDGVSTVEDLLRFAAEVQAPRLLDPRTVAEAMTVQYPGTKGVLPGYGHQNPNDWGLGFEIRDGKSPHWTGSSSSPRTFGHFGQSGTFLWIDPDAGAACVALTDRAFGPWAVEAWPAFTDAVLAEF
- a CDS encoding MerR family transcriptional regulator produces the protein MTVMETTGTRTDSCAAPPHPHRRPAGQDSYTISEVVDFTGLTAHTLRWYERIGLMPHIDRSHTGQRRYSNRDLDWLDLVGKLRLTGMPVADMVRYAELVREGDHTFTERFELLETTRRDVLSRIAELQDTLAVLDRKISFYADAGRTYETEKAG
- a CDS encoding pirin family protein → MTDVRRATERYPGGDPGTGIESWHAFSFGPHYDPDNLRFGALIACNEERLVPGAGFDEHPHSHTEIVTWVVEGELTHRDSTGHETVVRAGDVQRLSAAAGVRHVERNDAETPLTFVQTWLAPLEPGGEPSYEIVRGIADSTPYAVPEAGAMLHVRRLAAGERTAVPDGPYLYVHVVRGEVRLDGDDMGPGDAARVTDAKELDVVAATPAELLVWEMS